In Granulicella mallensis MP5ACTX8, the sequence ATGCGGGCCCTCACCGCGACTCTGGGCGCGATGGTAGAGGCGCCCGTCGTGGATAAAACGGGTCTCACCGGAACCTACAATTACACGCTTCAGTTTGGCCGCGAGTGGTCAGCGCACGATCCGGACAGCTGGCCGTCGATCTTCACCGCGATCCAGGAGCAGCTTGGGCTCAAGCTCGAAGCGGTACACGAGTCCGTGCCCAATCTCGTGGTCGACCACATCACGAAGCCAACAGAAAACTGATTTACAAACTAAAGGAATCCGATGTATCAGAGGCACCACTCACAATCCACCGGCACCCCTCTCGATCTCAACGTCGTGCCCAAGGTTGGCATCATCGGAGTGGGCACCATCGCGGAGGCCCTGACGATGGGGCTATGCGGGTTCGACGACCAGCGTGCGGAGATCCTTCTCTCTCCTCGAAACGACACCCTCGCGCGCCGGCTTGCACTCCGGTACCCCAACGTCAAGGTCGCCACCGATAACCAGGCTGTCGTGGACGGAAGCGAAATCGTCGTGCTCGCAGTGCGGCCGCAGGTGACCGAAGAGGTCCTCGGAGCCCTGCGCTTCCGGCCCGATCAGCAGATCGTCAGCCTGATTGCAACCTTCAGCGTCAAGCGGTTGTCGTCGCTGGTGGCGCCGGCGAATGAGATCTCCCGCGCTATTCCGCTGCCGCCGATTGCGGAGCGACAGGGGCCGCTGGCTCTCTACACACAATCTGCGGAGATCCTGCGGTTATTCGACGGGTTGGGAAGCCTGATTCGCGTTGAAGACGAGGCACACCTCGATCTGATCAGCGCGGTCACCTCGCTCATGGGCACATACTTCGGCATGATGGGGACCGTGGACGATTGGCTGATCGAACGTGGTTTCAAGCCGGAAGCCTCACGCGCCTATGTGGGCGAGATGTTCTTCAACCTGGCCTCGGCTGCGAGAAATCGTTCGGCAGAATCTTTCACCAGACTCAGCGCGGACTACTCGACCCTTGGCGGCCTCAATGAGCATGCCTGGCGCGAACTACAAGCCGCCGGGTGGGCAGATCATCTCCAGGCTGCACTGAACCTGATCCTTGACCGCATCCACGGCCGCGCGACCTTTGACACACAGCTCCCCGGAGCCGCGAATCCTCGCATTGATCAGCGCAAGAGCTAGGGTGTGTCATCAAATTGCTATTTCGGATTGAAAATCGAGCCGTGCAAACAGCATCATGAGGCAAGACTCGGAAGGGAACGGCTTCAGCCGGGCCGTAAAAGCCGGAGCCAAGCCCTTTCCACTCTGCCGAAGAACCGGGCCCCGGCGAGCCGCTTTCGCTCGCTGGGTGGTAACGCTGGAGCAAAGGCGTAGCCGAAGCGACTGAATTGCTTTTTTCGGTGCTGCCAAGACTGTGCATGACTCTCCTGCTTACGCAGAGCGGGTAAAAGCAACCCGCTCTGCGTGAAGCACGCTCCTCACTGGTTCTTCAACGTACGCAGCACGATGTCCATCAGAGGGGCATCTGAAGCAGGGTTCTGGCCTGTGATCAACTCGCGGTCTTCAATCGCATGCGGCTGCCAGGCTTCCGCCGCATTCGAGATACTTCCTCCCGCGACCTGCAGAGCATCCTGCGGGAAGAAGAGCGGATCGCCCTTGAAGACATACTGGGCAGCAATCTTCTCTTCTGCGTCGCTGAAGATGGTCATGTTGTACCCGGCATAGGGCCACCCAGCGGCGATCTTGCGGGCCGCATCGAGATCGCCTGAGCGGAGCGCTTTCTGGTAGGCAATCGGGTCACTGGTTGCCGAAGCGAGAGCGACCGGTCCATGACACAGCAGGATGGTCGTCTTATTGTGCTTGTGGAAGTAGACAAGAATCTTTCCAAGCTCAGGGCTTGCCATCAGATCGATCATGGGCGCAGGTCCTCCGGGAACAAACACTGCCTTGTACTGATCTAAGCCGCCTTCGATCGCCTGACGAAGTGTCAGCGGATGATCGAGATCGCTCAACGTTTTCTGAAATTCCACGGCTGCTTTCAGACGCTCTTCGCTATCGCCAAAGTACGTCTTGTTGATGGAGTCGGCTGCCACTTGCGGTATGTTGCCCTTTGGATTGGCAAAGACAAGCTCATAGCCAGCGTCCTTGAAACGCATCGCGGGGTCGACCAGCTCATTGAGGTAATAGCCGGTCTCGAATGTCTTTCCATCTTTCAAAGGAAGTGTCGTTTCGCTCGAAAGAACTACGAGAATCTTTCCTTTGCCGTGCTGCGCCGAAGCGCCGCTTACTGAGGCTGCCGTGATTGCTGCTGCCATAACAATGTTCCTCCATATCTTCATGTCGTTCCTCTTTCTCGCCTTTCTGTCCCGCTGCTTACTTATTCTTGTGTCGAGCTGAGAGTCTCCTGCAGCACTTGTTCCAGTGTTGTTGCTGCAACGACGCGCTCGGCGCTCGTACTTCCAAATGCAATCCAGTGGCTGTTAAATCCTTCAATCATTTCGGCCATCGCTTCAGAAGAGCGCGGGGTGAGACCCCAGCTTTGATAGGTGGGGATCCATTGGTCTCGCGGAACAATAGAGGCCTTGATCTCCCTGCCGAAGACTTTGCTGAAGCTTGACGCAACGTCGATTGGAGAGAGCGCGGGCTCTGCTGCAAGCTCAATCACTCGATGACCCGACCATGTCTGCTGAAGCAGGTCTGCGGCAAGCGTGCCTATGTCCTTGGTAGCGATCATGGGCACACGCAAAGGCAAAGGATCGAGAAAACTCCAGAGCACGCCCGTTTCCCGGGCGGAAGAGATAAGTCCATGGAAGTTCTCCATAAACCAGCCCGCGCGAATGGCGGCCGTCGAGATCGGCAGGTTCGAAAAGGCCTCTTCCAGCGCGTGCAGCTTGAGGATGGCTCCAGTTCCGGTTTCGCGTTCGGCCCCGATGGACGAAAGAAAGACAACCTTGCGAACGCCCGCGGCCATCACCGCGTGCTTCAGGCTGGTCAGGTCCCTGGTGTTTTCCGCGAACATGTCCTGCGCCTCGAAGTAGGTCGGCAGCATGACGTACACGCCCTCGCTTCCCTCGAAAGCGCGTGCCATCTGATCTCTATCTGAAAGCTCTGCTGCGACGATCTCCGCGCCTCGCTCCCGCCATTCGACCGCTTTGGCCACATTGCGGACGACGCCCCGGACCTTATGCCCTTGAGCAAGAAGTGCCTTTGCTGCCGTGCCGCCCGTCTTCCCCGTGATGCCGATGACTGTGTACATATGTATCTCCTCAAATCAAATTTCCTGTTACGGCCAATAAGATTCGCGAGGATACGCACGCAATTCACGCATATGTCACACAAGACATATGATCTAAAATCATCAATATGGAGATAGACGCTCGTATCCTCGGCGGAATTGCCACACTCTCAGCCGTGGTTGAGTCAGGGAGCTTTGTGAGAGCAGCCAACACCTTGGGCGTCACTCAATCTGCGGTGAGCCGCGCGATCGCCAAATTGGAAGTCCGGATTGGCATACGGTTGTTTCATCGCACAACCAGGACCGTGAAGCTGACCGCAGAGGGCAAGCAGTTTTACGAGGAGATCGCGCCTCTGCTCGACGGCATTAAGAATGCTGTGACATTGGCGAGCGGAACAGGCGCCTCAGTCAAGGGGCATCTGCGCGTCAATATCGACCCCTTGTTTTCACGGCTGCTCATCGCTCCACAGATTGGGAAGTTCCTTGATCGTTATCCTGAACTTTCTCTGGAACTGGTGACACGAAGTTTGCTGGGAGATTTGGTCAGTGAGGGCTTCGATGTCGGCATTCGCTTCGGAGATCCGGCTCCATCTTCGCTTGTCATTCGAAAGCTGTTGGATACCCGCATTCTCACCGTAGCCGCACCCGGCTATATCAACAAATTCGGCCGCCCGAGCAAACCCACCGATCTCAGTCACCATAATTGTCTTCAATTCCGCAATTCTGCCACCGGGCAACCGTATGAATGGGAATTTCGTAGGGGCCGCAAAGTCGTCCCGGTCAAAACCGATAGCCGGCTTATGTTGACGGACGCGGGCACTCTGCTGGCGACCTGCCTCGCAGGCGTCGGCATCGCGCAAGTGATGAACCTTGAGATTCAGCCACTACTCCATTCTGGCAAACTCATCGATCTTTTCCCGGACTGGCCCGATGAAACATTCCCTCTCTACATGCTCTATCCCTCTCGCACATTGCCCCCGGCGAAGTTGCGGGTATTTATCGATTTCGTGCAGACCGTGACAGGGCAGCGTTCCGATGTCGCTGGGTAACGGCATCCTTACCGCGCTACAACTACAACTCCGCCAGGGGCTTCAGCCAGCATTTCCCCCGACATCCCTTCCCACAGCCCTCACGACAACCGCACACCCTCGTCCGCGATAAACTGAAAGAGACATGATTCCTACCCTTGAATGGACGCCTGAAGGCGTTAACTTCCTCGATCAGACCAAGCTCCCCCTCGAAGAGACCTACGTTCTCGCCACCGACTATAAGCAAGTCGCCACCGTGATCCGCGACATGATCGTGCGCGGCGCTCCCGCCATCGGTGTCTCCGCCGCTATGGGCGTTGCCATCGGCATCGACCGCAGCACCGCCACCACCATTCCCGCCCTCAACGAAGAGGTCGCCGTCATCTGCGAGACCCTCGCGAAGACCCGCCCCACCGCGGTCAATCTCTTCTGGGGCATCGCCCAGGTGCGCGATCTCTACAACGAGCTCGCCGCGAAGAATACGCCGATCCGGGAGATCAAGGCCGCCGTCGTAGCGTTGGGCCAGCGGCTGTACGACGAAGACATCGCCGCCTGCAAGCGGATGGGAGCCCACGGCGCCTCACTGATGCCGAAGGAAGGCACCGTGCTGACGCATTGCAACGCCGGTGCACTCGCGACCTGCGGCTACGGATCGGCACTCGGCGTGATTCGCGGTGCCATCGAGGCCGGCCACAAGATCCACGTGTTCGCCGACGAAACCCGTCCCTTCCTTCAAGGCGCTCGTCTCACCGCGTGGGAACTGATGAAGGACAACATCCCCACCACCGTTCTCTGCGACAACATGAGCGCGCACCTGATGAGCAAGGGCCGCATCCAGGCCGTGATCGTCGGTGCGGACCGCATCGCCGCCAACGGCGACACCGCCAACAAGATCGGCACCTACGGCGTCTCCATCCTGGCCAAGGAGCACGGGATTCCCTTCTACGTAGCGGCGCCGTTCAACACCATCGACCTCGCTACGGCACACGGCAACGACATCCCTATCGAGCAGCGCGATGCCCGCGAGGTAACCCACTCCAACGGCAAGCAGATGACCCCGGACGGCGTGGGCATCGAAAACCCCGCCTTCGACGTGACCCCCGCGAAGTACATCACAGCGATCATTACCGAACGCGGTGTGCTGCGCGCGCCCTTCGACGAGTCGATCAAGGCGATGGCGCAAAAGGGCACAAACTAGAGCATTTCCCCGGGAGCAAATCTCCTGTAGGTGTATAGCGGAATCACGGAAGTGCATCTTCCGTGGCGGATCTGCTGGATAGTGCTCGTCCAGCAGATCCGCCCCAAGGGTCAGCGATTTTAATCTTTGGCGTTGCACTTACGAGTTGAGTCTGCACTGGCAGCGCCCAGGTCCACGTGCGAGACGCCTCCGGCTTCGACAGAGAGCTTCCGAACAGCGTGATGAGGCCCACCTTCGACAATCGAGTAACGTCCCGGCTTGAGATTTTCTGCTTTATATGTCCCTTCACAGGTCGCCATGATACCGATGACGGAGCCGCTGTCATTTCCTGTGAGAATGATTTGAGCGCCGGGATCGGCACTGCCAACGATAGAGCCTGTCGACGAAGAATCTTGCGCCTGCAGAAGGCCTGGCGCAAGAGCAAGAAGGATAGCAGCGGAAAATATAGAGAATTTGAGCATCGATTCCTTTCAGGTAAAAATCTGGCTTTAGACATACAGGAGCAGCATCGAAGTCCTTCAAGAAAACGCTGCAGGCAATGGCAAAGTTTTTGGAAAACAATCCCTGGATGTGACAGAGGTGGGCCGAAACACAGTGAGTCCTGAACCTGATACGCACAAACTCAGAACTTTGTTCCCACTAAAAGCGACTAGGGGCTGTCATCAAACTGCTTCTGGAGTGAAATCGAACCGTGCAAACAGTTTGCTGCGGCATGGTTTCGTTAAGAGCATGGCTTCAGCAAACGATTTGCGCTGCTCAATCTTTACCTCGAATTGCAGTTTGACGACAGACCCTGGCAAAAAACAAGCAAAGGAACTTGCTGATGACAGCCCGCGTCTAATGGCTAGTATCTCCACCGAAATCACTCGGAGTCAGACGATGCGCCAATTCTTGCTGGGAGTCTTCCTCACCTGTTGCCTGGGCGGGTATGCCGTAGCGCAAAGCGCCGGCACGCAACCGCACCCAGGCAACCCCAGCAGCCTGCCACCAGTCGCAGTCGATGTCGTCGTACAGGACTCGAACGGCCATCCAGTCCACGGCCTCACCAAAGAGAACTTCCAACTGCTCGAAAGCAAGACTCCCCAGCAGATTCGCCTCTTCGAGGAGCACACCCCCTCGACCCCTCAGGGACACGCCCTTGGGTTTGCCGGGATGCCCCCAGGCACGTTCACCAATTACACGCCCGTGCCTCCCCATGGAACGCTGAACATCCTGCTGCTGGATGCTCTCAACACCTCGCCGAAGGACCAGGCTCTTCTCCGCAGCCAACTGCAGCAGTATGTGAAGAATGTCCCCCCCGGCACACACATCGCCATCCTGGGGCTGGCGAACCATCTCACCATCCTGCAGGGCTTCACCTCCGATCCGGAGACGCTGAAAGACGCGGTTGAGCACAAACTCATCCCGCGTGCCGCTATCCAGCTGGACCATCCCATGGAGAACGCAGTCAGTCAAGGAATGGAGCAGACAGCCACCAACCTGCAGGAGTTCGAGGCCGAACAGAAGTCCCTTCAAATGCGGCTCCATCCGCAGTACACCCTGGATGCCTTCAACCAACTGGCGCACTATCTTGCAGGCCTTCCCGGCCACAAAAACCTGATCTGGTTCTCCGGCGCTTTTCCTCTGGATCTCTTTCCCGATCCCACGCGCAAAAACACCGCCGCCGGTACGGAGTTGGACAGCAACGAATTGCACGAGACAGCAGACCTGCTCACACAGGGACAGGTAGCTGTTTACCCCGTGGCCATTAGCCCGCCAACCCCAGGCAGCACACCGTCCGCCGATCGCACAGCGATGAACCAGTTGGCGAACAGCACCGGAGGCCGCGTCTTCGAGAACACCAACGGGCTCTTCGACACCGTATCTAAAATCATAGCGGCGGGATCGGACTACTACACCCTGGCCTACATCCCGTCGAATCCCAAAGGACAGGAACCGTACCGCGATATCCGCGTCAACCTGGCCGGAGCTCCGGCCTCTCAGGGGCTTAAGCTCTCCTACCGCCAGGGTTACTACACGGACGATCCGAACCAGCCCAGCAAGGCGGCAGACCCCGCCCCGGCGGTGACAACTACGACCCCTCCCCCTCCTGCCCCCGCCGCGAATCCGGATACGGCCTCTATCGTCGCCGCAATGCGCCGGGGGGCTCCGGCCCCTGTAGGAATCCTCTTCAAAGTACGGGTGCTGCCCGCGTCCACCGCTACCGAAGATACCGTAGCCAAGGGCAACCAGCTCGATCCTTATATCCCCATGAAAGGCCCCTTCCAGCGCTTCGACGTGGATTTCGTCGCGCTGCCGAGCGACTTCCAGTTCACGCAGCTGAGCAACGGCCTCTATAGCGGTTCGATTGAGTTCAAAGCCTACGTATATGATCCTGATGGAAAGCTGTTGAACGCCGCCGGCAGCCTCCTCCACTTAGAGCTGAAGCCGGAGACCTATAACCGGTTCATGCAGGAACCCCTTGCGGCCCATCTTGAGGTGAGCTCGCAAGCCGGGCGAGAGGCCTTCCTGCGGATCGGCATCCGAGACGTACCCTCGAACCGGATTGGCGTCGTGGAGTTCCCCCTTTCGAGCGTCGGCCACCTCGCTCCGCCCGTATACCCACAACCCGCAGCGGCCCCCGCCACGGCTCCCGCGCACAGTGCCCCTACAACCCCATCGGCGACACCGGCCCCCCATTAAACCTTGCCCCATAGATTCTTCAACCCGCGCACCCGCTCCCTCGCACGAGGCAATGTTCTGGTGCTGGGCAGCGTGTTGGCCGCCATCCCGATATCCCACTTCCCCCACATTCGCCCGACGCTGCTGCTCATTTTTCCGGCACTCGTCGCGATGCTCGGAACGGCGGAGACCGTGCGCTGTATTCAGCGCCGCTGGAGCCTGTATCACGGCGGCGTCCTGCTCTGTATCTACATGGATCTCATGGCACTTGCGCTGCTGCTCTTCTTCCTGCTGTACCCCTATTTTCTATGGTTTAGCACTGCCCGCTAAGATCTCTAGAAAACCTGTCTGTCCGCTTTCTTGACACTTACCGCTATCGCCAAGCTATGCTCATTGGCGACGCGTTTTGTCCTACATCGGCGGGCGCACGACAAAAATCGACACTTTGCGCCGCACTCGATCCTCAGGAGCCCGACCTATGTCCGCAGCAACCTCCGAGTCCTACGACTCCGGCTTTACCTCAGAAGCTCCTACCGGTTCCAACGTACGCTGGTTCGTCTGCGCCCTGCTGTTCATGGCGACGACGATCAACTACATGGACCGTTCGGTCTTCTCCTTCATCGAGCCGTTGCTGCACAACGCCCCCTTCATGGGCTGGAACTTCGCTGCGGACGCGCATCACCAGCCCGTCTTCGATAACAACTTCGGCAACGTCATCATCTACTTCCAGATCGCCTACGGCATCGGCTTCCTGCTCGCCGGCCGCATCATCGACAAGCTCGGCACCAAGACCGGTTATGCCCTCGCCATTCTCATCTGGGGCGCGGCCTCCATGAGCCACTCGCTGGTCACCTCGGTCATGGGCTTCTGCATCGCTCGTGTCTTCCTCGGCCTCGGAGAGTGCGGCAACTTCCCTGCCGCCATCAAGGCCACCACCGAGTGGTTCCCCGCCAAAGAACGCGCCAAGGCCGTCGGCATCTTCAACTCCGGCTCCAACGTCTCGTTCTTCATCGCGCCGCTGCTCATCACCTTCGTCACATCGCGCTGGGGCTGGCGTTCGGCCTTCCTCGCCACCGGCTCCATGGGAATGGTCTGGCTGGTCCTCTGGCTGAGCTTCCCCTACAACAAGCTGCGTCGCGGCTCTACCACCACGCAGCGCAATCTGGAACCCGTCGTTGCCGGCGGCTCCGTCCTCGGCAAGATCCTCACCAACCGGGGAACCTACGCCTTCGCCATCGGCAAGGGGCTGACAGACGGCGTCTGGTGGTTCTACCTCTTCTATCTTCCCCAGTTTCTCAATCGCAACTACGGCCTGGATCTGGCTCATGCCTACTGGTTTATCGTCACCGTCTACGTCATCTCGTCGGTCGGCTCCATCGGCGGAGGCACTCTCTCCGGCTGGCTGATGGGCCGGGGACACTCCGTCAACAGTGGCCGCAAGATCGCTATGCTGCTGATGGCCATCTGCGTGCTCCCCCTGGTCTTCGTCCCGCACATGGGCACGCTCTTTCCCAACAACCCCTGGCCTGCCACGCTGTTGATTGCGCTGGCTGCG encodes:
- a CDS encoding pyrroline-5-carboxylate reductase; this translates as MYQRHHSQSTGTPLDLNVVPKVGIIGVGTIAEALTMGLCGFDDQRAEILLSPRNDTLARRLALRYPNVKVATDNQAVVDGSEIVVLAVRPQVTEEVLGALRFRPDQQIVSLIATFSVKRLSSLVAPANEISRAIPLPPIAERQGPLALYTQSAEILRLFDGLGSLIRVEDEAHLDLISAVTSLMGTYFGMMGTVDDWLIERGFKPEASRAYVGEMFFNLASAARNRSAESFTRLSADYSTLGGLNEHAWRELQAAGWADHLQAALNLILDRIHGRATFDTQLPGAANPRIDQRKS
- a CDS encoding type 1 glutamine amidotransferase domain-containing protein — translated: MAAAITAASVSGASAQHGKGKILVVLSSETTLPLKDGKTFETGYYLNELVDPAMRFKDAGYELVFANPKGNIPQVAADSINKTYFGDSEERLKAAVEFQKTLSDLDHPLTLRQAIEGGLDQYKAVFVPGGPAPMIDLMASPELGKILVYFHKHNKTTILLCHGPVALASATSDPIAYQKALRSGDLDAARKIAAGWPYAGYNMTIFSDAEEKIAAQYVFKGDPLFFPQDALQVAGGSISNAAEAWQPHAIEDRELITGQNPASDAPLMDIVLRTLKNQ
- a CDS encoding NmrA family NAD(P)-binding protein, which encodes MYTVIGITGKTGGTAAKALLAQGHKVRGVVRNVAKAVEWRERGAEIVAAELSDRDQMARAFEGSEGVYVMLPTYFEAQDMFAENTRDLTSLKHAVMAAGVRKVVFLSSIGAERETGTGAILKLHALEEAFSNLPISTAAIRAGWFMENFHGLISSARETGVLWSFLDPLPLRVPMIATKDIGTLAADLLQQTWSGHRVIELAAEPALSPIDVASSFSKVFGREIKASIVPRDQWIPTYQSWGLTPRSSEAMAEMIEGFNSHWIAFGSTSAERVVAATTLEQVLQETLSSTQE
- a CDS encoding LysR family transcriptional regulator is translated as MEIDARILGGIATLSAVVESGSFVRAANTLGVTQSAVSRAIAKLEVRIGIRLFHRTTRTVKLTAEGKQFYEEIAPLLDGIKNAVTLASGTGASVKGHLRVNIDPLFSRLLIAPQIGKFLDRYPELSLELVTRSLLGDLVSEGFDVGIRFGDPAPSSLVIRKLLDTRILTVAAPGYINKFGRPSKPTDLSHHNCLQFRNSATGQPYEWEFRRGRKVVPVKTDSRLMLTDAGTLLATCLAGVGIAQVMNLEIQPLLHSGKLIDLFPDWPDETFPLYMLYPSRTLPPAKLRVFIDFVQTVTGQRSDVAG
- the mtnA gene encoding S-methyl-5-thioribose-1-phosphate isomerase — protein: MIPTLEWTPEGVNFLDQTKLPLEETYVLATDYKQVATVIRDMIVRGAPAIGVSAAMGVAIGIDRSTATTIPALNEEVAVICETLAKTRPTAVNLFWGIAQVRDLYNELAAKNTPIREIKAAVVALGQRLYDEDIAACKRMGAHGASLMPKEGTVLTHCNAGALATCGYGSALGVIRGAIEAGHKIHVFADETRPFLQGARLTAWELMKDNIPTTVLCDNMSAHLMSKGRIQAVIVGADRIAANGDTANKIGTYGVSILAKEHGIPFYVAAPFNTIDLATAHGNDIPIEQRDAREVTHSNGKQMTPDGVGIENPAFDVTPAKYITAIITERGVLRAPFDESIKAMAQKGTN
- a CDS encoding carboxypeptidase-like regulatory domain-containing protein is translated as MLKFSIFSAAILLALAPGLLQAQDSSSTGSIVGSADPGAQIILTGNDSGSVIGIMATCEGTYKAENLKPGRYSIVEGGPHHAVRKLSVEAGGVSHVDLGAASADSTRKCNAKD
- a CDS encoding VWA domain-containing protein, with translation MRQFLLGVFLTCCLGGYAVAQSAGTQPHPGNPSSLPPVAVDVVVQDSNGHPVHGLTKENFQLLESKTPQQIRLFEEHTPSTPQGHALGFAGMPPGTFTNYTPVPPHGTLNILLLDALNTSPKDQALLRSQLQQYVKNVPPGTHIAILGLANHLTILQGFTSDPETLKDAVEHKLIPRAAIQLDHPMENAVSQGMEQTATNLQEFEAEQKSLQMRLHPQYTLDAFNQLAHYLAGLPGHKNLIWFSGAFPLDLFPDPTRKNTAAGTELDSNELHETADLLTQGQVAVYPVAISPPTPGSTPSADRTAMNQLANSTGGRVFENTNGLFDTVSKIIAAGSDYYTLAYIPSNPKGQEPYRDIRVNLAGAPASQGLKLSYRQGYYTDDPNQPSKAADPAPAVTTTTPPPPAPAANPDTASIVAAMRRGAPAPVGILFKVRVLPASTATEDTVAKGNQLDPYIPMKGPFQRFDVDFVALPSDFQFTQLSNGLYSGSIEFKAYVYDPDGKLLNAAGSLLHLELKPETYNRFMQEPLAAHLEVSSQAGREAFLRIGIRDVPSNRIGVVEFPLSSVGHLAPPVYPQPAAAPATAPAHSAPTTPSATPAPH
- a CDS encoding MFS transporter — encoded protein: MSAATSESYDSGFTSEAPTGSNVRWFVCALLFMATTINYMDRSVFSFIEPLLHNAPFMGWNFAADAHHQPVFDNNFGNVIIYFQIAYGIGFLLAGRIIDKLGTKTGYALAILIWGAASMSHSLVTSVMGFCIARVFLGLGECGNFPAAIKATTEWFPAKERAKAVGIFNSGSNVSFFIAPLLITFVTSRWGWRSAFLATGSMGMVWLVLWLSFPYNKLRRGSTTTQRNLEPVVAGGSVLGKILTNRGTYAFAIGKGLTDGVWWFYLFYLPQFLNRNYGLDLAHAYWFIVTVYVISSVGSIGGGTLSGWLMGRGHSVNSGRKIAMLLMAICVLPLVFVPHMGTLFPNNPWPATLLIALAAAAHQGWSANLFSTPTDMFPSTAVSTVVGIGGAAGAAGGAGFTWVVKHNLSLHPLLVFEMAAGAYLVSLLIFQVLVPRLGAPSEPELPLSAA